The following proteins are encoded in a genomic region of Candidatus Cloacimonadota bacterium:
- a CDS encoding HEPN domain-containing protein, whose translation MNFTEIIKFWIEASEKDAVAMQHLYEKGDYSWALFIGHLVIEKLLKALFVKLNKANPPFIHNLSRLAVKIDLDFSEEMLDTLDTITTFNIRARYDDYKQQFYRKCTKEYAEKWIQQIEEIRKWIKQQL comes from the coding sequence ATGAATTTTACTGAGATTATAAAATTTTGGATAGAAGCTTCAGAAAAAGATGCAGTCGCTATGCAGCATTTATATGAAAAAGGAGATTACTCCTGGGCACTTTTCATAGGACACCTGGTAATAGAAAAGCTTTTAAAAGCGCTGTTTGTTAAGCTAAATAAAGCCAATCCTCCCTTCATTCACAATCTTTCCAGATTAGCTGTAAAGATTGATCTTGATTTTTCTGAAGAAATGCTTGATACGCTTGATACTATTACAACTTTTAACATTAGAGCTCGTTATGATGATTATAAACAACAATTTTATCGTAAATGTACAAAAGAATACGCTGAAAAGTGGATTCAACAAATTGAGGAGATCAGAAAATGGATAAAGCAACAGCTTTAG
- a CDS encoding nucleotidyltransferase domain-containing protein encodes MDKATALALAKRFLKYIKSQNYNLTNAYLFGSYANGNPKEESDIDIAIFFEKLEDAIETQIELMKLRRKIDLRIEPHPFASSDIKNHTPFVDEILRTGTVIEF; translated from the coding sequence ATGGATAAAGCAACAGCTTTAGCTTTAGCAAAGAGATTTTTAAAATACATTAAATCTCAGAATTACAACTTAACCAATGCCTATCTATTTGGTTCTTATGCAAATGGAAACCCCAAAGAGGAAAGTGACATAGATATTGCTATTTTCTTTGAAAAGCTGGAAGATGCTATTGAAACACAGATCGAATTAATGAAACTCAGAAGAAAAATAGATCTCCGAATAGAACCACACCCATTTGCTTCAAGCGATATAAAAAACCATACACCTTTTGTTGATGAAATATTAAGAACCGGAACGGTAATTGAGTTTTAA